The Quercus robur chromosome 7, dhQueRobu3.1, whole genome shotgun sequence genome has a segment encoding these proteins:
- the LOC126691456 gene encoding disease resistance protein RUN1-like, translating into MESLLTLELSGCFDIEKILEFVENMGCLQELKLGGIGIKELPSSVEGLIGLTSLFVAYCDDLMCLPSAICSLKSLESLDISWCLKIDKLPKNLGNVKGLKMLKLSGTTIKELPSSIEHLTSLTLLTINKCKNLVCLPNTIFSLKIGNSFDLAGCSKFDNLPENLGNVEGLEKLDLSGMAIKELPSSIEHLTSLTLLSRKNCKNLVCFPSTICCLKLLNSLDLSGCLKFDSLLENLGNVEGLEFLDLSGTSIKEVPSSIRQSGRLPNMLEIIIPGGEIPKGFSPARFILKSPP; encoded by the exons ATGGAGTCACTCTTGACTCTTGAACTTTCTGGTTGCTTTGACATTGAGAAAATTCTAGAATTTGTTGAAAACATGGGATGCTTACAAGAGCTTAAATTGGGTGGCATTGGTATTAAGGAACTACCTTCATCAGTTGAAGGCTTGATTGGCCTGACTTCACTATTTGTAGCATATTGTGATGATCTTATGTGTCTTCCTAGCGCCATTTGTAGTTTGAAATCGCTTGAATCTCTTGATATTTCTTGGTGCTTAAAAATTGACAAATTGCCAAAGAACCTAGGAAATGTCAAAGGTCTAAAGATGCTTAAGTTGAGTGGAACAACTATAAAAGAGTTGCCTTCATCAATTGAACATTTGACAAGTCTTACTTTACTAACTattaataaatgtaaaaatctTGTGTGTCTACCTAACACCATTTTTAGTTTGAAGATAGGTAATTCTTTTGATCTTGCTGGATGCTCAAAATTTGACAACTTGCCAGAGAACCTAGGGAATGTTGAAGGTCTGGAGAAGCTTGATTTGAGTGGAATGGCTATAAAAGAGTTGCCTTCATCAATTGAACATTTGACAAGCCTTACTTTATTGTCtcgaaaaaattgtaaaaatctTGTGTGTTTTCCTAGCACCATTTGTTGTTTGAAGTTGCTTAATTCTCTTGATCTTTCTGGATGCTTAAAATTTGACAGTTTGCTAGAGAATCTGGGGAATGTAGAAGGTTTGGAGTTTCTTGATTTGAGTGGAACTTCTATAAAAGAAGTTCCTTCCTCCATT CGACAAAGTGGTAGACTACCAAACATGTTAGAGATTATTATTCCTGGAGGTGAAATTCCAAAAGGGTTTAGCCCTGCAAGGTTTATTTTGAAAAGTCCCCCTTGA